Proteins encoded within one genomic window of Brassica rapa cultivar Chiifu-401-42 chromosome A09, CAAS_Brap_v3.01, whole genome shotgun sequence:
- the LOC103838574 gene encoding paired amphipathic helix protein Sin3-like 5 isoform X1: MKRVREEVYVERGGHAVSSRGETNGKALTIGGGGNMGGLTTGDALSYLKAVKDMFQDKKDKYDTFLEVMKDFKAQRVDTSGVIARVRVLFKGYDDLLLGFNTFLPKGYKITLPEKKAVDFGEAIEFVNKIKARFGSDDRAYKKFLDILNMYRKESKSISDVYQEVTLLFQDHEDLLVEFAHFLPDNSGPGSAHYPLSGSNAVPGAPVPAMHPRNFEKRIKIRNEYTEHSDQREDGDENLVACSAGNSLGRYLKVEDKEGIQDYENGSKDNGSHKILLSSSNHVAKGINELDLSECAQCSPSYRLLPDDYLIQIPSYRNTLGEKVLNDHWVSVTSGSEDYSFKHMRKNQYEESLFRCEDDRFELDMLLESVNAAINRVEALLEKINNNTISIETPICIKEHLSELNLRCIERLYGDYGLDVMDFLKKNSHIALPVILTRLKQKQEEWARCRSDFRKVWAEVYAKNHHKSLDHRSFYFKQQDSKNLSTKGLVAEIKDISDRKHIEDPLHAIAVGTKPSFTPDVEFSYTDTQVHADLYQLIKYYCEEICATEQSDKVMKLWVTFLEPMFGVPSRSQTDETVIDVAKSKDNQEQREAVKDNTRGGSPVSNLKPLTPPKTPNKENPTIGSSFAGAAMNTEDSQPKLVSPKDLVIEDLENRSKVSVVSMGEPHKVEREEGELSPTESFEHDNSEVCRDNGVESVQKLPDNVRSNTSPEDDGSKPTQKLLEANENASKVPASGSKFGGQVSLDEEHKRAMNCDQLDESFSTFSERSLQPVKPLAKHVPVALHDSPNDSRVFYGNDSFYVLFRLHQMLYERILSAKIHSERKWKAPDRDNTSPDSYTRFMDALYNLLDGSSDNTKFEDECRAIIGAQSYILFTLDKLVQKFVKHIHAVAADETDTRLLQLQTYESYRKPGRFFEIVYHENARALLHDQNIYRIEYSSAQTRLSIQLMNSGNDQPEVTAVAVEPGFANYLQNEFLSLLPDEEKPGLFLKRNKAKMSGLDESSGMSRAMEGLKIINEVECKMACSSSKVKYEPNTSDLLYRSKQKKPKLSPNGLDNDKTTPSSSEISRKKRKSRFHTSLNRRLVSLR, encoded by the exons aTGAAGAGGGTTAGAGAAGAGGTCTACGTTGAACGAGGAGGACATGCTGTTTCGTCTCGAGGTGAAAC AAATGGTAAGGCTCTAACGATTGGTGGAGGAGGAAACATGGGAGGGCTGACAACAGGTGATGCCTTGAGCTACCTCAAAGCTGTGAAAGATATGTTTCAGGACAAGAAAGACAAGTATGACACTTTCCTTGAAGTCATGAAGGACTTTAAAGCTCAGAG AGTTGACACAAGTGGTGTCATAGCGAGAGTAAGAGTGTTGTTCAAGGGCTATGATGACTTGCTTTTGGGGTTTAATACCTTCTTGCCCAAAGGGTACAAGATAACCCTTCCTGAGAAGAAGGCAGTTGATTTTGGAGAAGCTATTGAGTTTGTTAACAAGATCAAG GCGCGGTTTGGAAGTGATGACCGTGCATATAAAAAGTTTCTAGACATCTTGAACATGTATAGAAAGGAAAGCAAGTCTATCTCTGATGTATATCAAGAG GTTACTCTGTTGTTCCAGGACCATGAAGATCTGCTTGTGGAGTTCGCCCATTTCTTACCTGATAATTCAGGACCAGGTTCTGCTCATTACCCTCTGTCCGGAAGTAACGCAGTACCAGGTGCTCCAGTTCCTGCAATGCATCCAAGGAATTTTGAGAAG AGAATAAAAATACGGAATGAGTATACTGAACACTCTGATCAACGAGAAGATGGTGACGAGAACCTTGTGGCTTGCTCTGCTGGTAATTCTCTGGGAA GATACCTGAAGGTAGAGGACAAAGAGGGTATTCAAGATTATGAAAATGGCAGTAAAGACAATGGAAGTCACAAAATTCTACTATCTTCCAGCAACCATGTGGCCAAGGGTATTAATGAACTGGATCTTTCTGAGTGTGCTCAATGTTCTCCAAGTTATCGTCTCCTTCCAGATGAT TATCTTATTCAGATCCCAAGCTACAGAAATACACTAGGTGAAAAGGTACTTAACGACCACTGGGTATCTGTCACATCGGGGAGTGAGGACTACTCATTCAAACACATGCGTAAAAACCAGTATGAAGAAAGCTTGTTTCGATGCGAGGATGACAG GTTTGAGTTAGACATGTTATTAGAGTCTGTGAATGCAGCCATTAACCGTGTGGAAGCTCTTTTGGAGAAGATCAACAACAACACAATCTCTATAGAGACGCCAATTTGTATCAAAGAACACTTATCAG AGCTTAACCTAAGATGCATTGAGCGGTTGTACGGAGATTATGGGCTTGACGTCATGGATTTTCTGAAGAAGAATTCTCATATAGCCTTACCGGTGATACTAACTCGATTGAAGCAGAAACAAGAAGAATGGGCTAGGTGTCGCTCTGATTTCAGGAAAGTATGGGCTGAAGTATATGCTAAGAACCATCACAAGTCACTAGATCATCGAAGCTTCTATTTCAAGCAGCAGGACTCCAAGAATCTGAGCACAAAAG GTTTAGTGGCGGAAATAAAAGATATCAGTGACAGAAAGCATATAGAAGATCCGCTTCATGCCATTGCTGTGGGAACTAAGCCCTCTTTCACCCCTGATGTGGAGTTCAGTTACACTGATACACAAGTTCATGCTGACCTTTATCAACTAATCAAGTATTATTGTGAAGAGATATGTGCTACGGAACAGTCGGATAAAGTAATGAAGCTGTGGGTAACCTTTTTGGAGCCCATGTTTGGCGTTCCTTCTAGGTCTCAAACTGATGAGACAGTGATAGATGTTGCAAAGTCCAAAGACAACCAAGAGCAGCGTGAGGCAGTGAAAGACAACACCCGTGGCGGCTCTCCTGTCTCAAACCTTAAACCACTAACACCTCCAAAAACACCCAATAAAGAAAATCCAACAATAGGAAGCTCCTTTGCTGGTGCAGCTATGAATACTGAG GATAGCCAGCCTAAGCTGGTGTCACCAAAGGATTTGGTAATAGAGGATTTAGAGAATCGTAGTAAGGTTAGTGTTGTATCAATGGGAGAGCCCCATAAGGTTGAGCGAGAAGAGGGTGAATTATCTCCCACCGAAAGTTTTGAGCATGACAACTCGGAGGTTTGTAGAGACAATGGCGTCGAGTCTGTGCAGAAACTGCCAGACAATGTAAGAAGTAATACATCCCCTGAAGATGATGGAAGTAAACCTACTCAAAAGTTATTAGAAGCGAATGAAAACGCCTCTAAAGTTCCGGCTTCAGGAAGCAAGTTTGGTGGCCAAGTTTCTTTAGATGAAGAGCATAAAAGAGCTATGAATTGTGACCAGCTTGATGAATCCTTCTCCACATTTTCAGAACGGTCTCTGCAACCTGTAAAGCCCCTTGCAAAGCATGTTCCTGTGGCACTACATGACTCCCCCAATGATTCTCGAGTTTTCTATGGGAATGATTCATTTTATGTTCTTTTTAGGCTTCATCAA atGTTGTACGAGAGAATACTATCTGCAAAGATACATTCAGAGAGGAAATGGAAAGCTCCAGATCGAGATAACACATCTCCTGATTCTTATACCAG GTTCATGGATGCCCTCTATAATTTACTTGACGGCTCGAGTGATAACACAAAGTTTGAAGATGAATGCCGAGCTATTATTGGAGCACAATCATATATTCTCTTCACATTAGACAAGCTAGTTCAGAAGTTTGTCAAGCAT ATTCATGCGGTTGCAGCTGACGAGACAGACACCAGGCTACTGCAACTACAAACATATGAGAGCTACAGAAAACCAGGAAGATTCTTTGAGATAGTGTACCATGAGAACGCCAGAGCCCTTCTCCATGATCAGAACATATACAGGATTGAATAT TCATCTGCACAGACCCGTCTGTCGATTCAACTTATGAACAGCGGGAATGACCAGCCTGAAGTTACAGCAGTAGCAGTGGAACCAGGTTTTGCTAATTATTTGCAGAATGAGTTTCTTTCGCTTCTACCTGATGAAGAAAAGCCTGGTCTGTTTCTTAAGAG GAATAAGGCGAAAATGAGCGGTCTAGATGAATCTTCAGGGATGTCGCGTGCAATGGAAGGATTGAAGATTATCAATGAGGTTGAATGTAAGATGGCTTGCAGTTCCTCCAAG GTCAAGTATGAACCAAATACATCAGATCTTTTGTATAGAAGCAAGCAGAAGAAACCAAAACTGAGTCCAAATGGGCTTGACAATGATAAAACTACTCCTAGTAGCAGTGAAATCTctagaaagaagagaaaatcaCGTTTTCACACAAGTCTTAACCGTAGACTTGTTTCCTTGCGTTAA
- the LOC103838574 gene encoding paired amphipathic helix protein Sin3-like 5 isoform X2, whose product MKRVREEVYVERGGHAVSSRGETNGKALTIGGGGNMGGLTTGDALSYLKAVKDMFQDKKDKYDTFLEVMKDFKAQRVDTSGVIARVRVLFKGYDDLLLGFNTFLPKGYKITLPEKKAVDFGEAIEFVNKIKARFGSDDRAYKKFLDILNMYRKESKSISDVYQEVTLLFQDHEDLLVEFAHFLPDNSGPGSAHYPLSGSNAVPGAPVPAMHPRNFEKRIKIRNEYTEHSDQREDGDENLVACSAGYLKVEDKEGIQDYENGSKDNGSHKILLSSSNHVAKGINELDLSECAQCSPSYRLLPDDYLIQIPSYRNTLGEKVLNDHWVSVTSGSEDYSFKHMRKNQYEESLFRCEDDRFELDMLLESVNAAINRVEALLEKINNNTISIETPICIKEHLSELNLRCIERLYGDYGLDVMDFLKKNSHIALPVILTRLKQKQEEWARCRSDFRKVWAEVYAKNHHKSLDHRSFYFKQQDSKNLSTKGLVAEIKDISDRKHIEDPLHAIAVGTKPSFTPDVEFSYTDTQVHADLYQLIKYYCEEICATEQSDKVMKLWVTFLEPMFGVPSRSQTDETVIDVAKSKDNQEQREAVKDNTRGGSPVSNLKPLTPPKTPNKENPTIGSSFAGAAMNTEDSQPKLVSPKDLVIEDLENRSKVSVVSMGEPHKVEREEGELSPTESFEHDNSEVCRDNGVESVQKLPDNVRSNTSPEDDGSKPTQKLLEANENASKVPASGSKFGGQVSLDEEHKRAMNCDQLDESFSTFSERSLQPVKPLAKHVPVALHDSPNDSRVFYGNDSFYVLFRLHQMLYERILSAKIHSERKWKAPDRDNTSPDSYTRFMDALYNLLDGSSDNTKFEDECRAIIGAQSYILFTLDKLVQKFVKHIHAVAADETDTRLLQLQTYESYRKPGRFFEIVYHENARALLHDQNIYRIEYSSAQTRLSIQLMNSGNDQPEVTAVAVEPGFANYLQNEFLSLLPDEEKPGLFLKRNKAKMSGLDESSGMSRAMEGLKIINEVECKMACSSSKVKYEPNTSDLLYRSKQKKPKLSPNGLDNDKTTPSSSEISRKKRKSRFHTSLNRRLVSLR is encoded by the exons aTGAAGAGGGTTAGAGAAGAGGTCTACGTTGAACGAGGAGGACATGCTGTTTCGTCTCGAGGTGAAAC AAATGGTAAGGCTCTAACGATTGGTGGAGGAGGAAACATGGGAGGGCTGACAACAGGTGATGCCTTGAGCTACCTCAAAGCTGTGAAAGATATGTTTCAGGACAAGAAAGACAAGTATGACACTTTCCTTGAAGTCATGAAGGACTTTAAAGCTCAGAG AGTTGACACAAGTGGTGTCATAGCGAGAGTAAGAGTGTTGTTCAAGGGCTATGATGACTTGCTTTTGGGGTTTAATACCTTCTTGCCCAAAGGGTACAAGATAACCCTTCCTGAGAAGAAGGCAGTTGATTTTGGAGAAGCTATTGAGTTTGTTAACAAGATCAAG GCGCGGTTTGGAAGTGATGACCGTGCATATAAAAAGTTTCTAGACATCTTGAACATGTATAGAAAGGAAAGCAAGTCTATCTCTGATGTATATCAAGAG GTTACTCTGTTGTTCCAGGACCATGAAGATCTGCTTGTGGAGTTCGCCCATTTCTTACCTGATAATTCAGGACCAGGTTCTGCTCATTACCCTCTGTCCGGAAGTAACGCAGTACCAGGTGCTCCAGTTCCTGCAATGCATCCAAGGAATTTTGAGAAG AGAATAAAAATACGGAATGAGTATACTGAACACTCTGATCAACGAGAAGATGGTGACGAGAACCTTGTGGCTTGCTCTGCTG GATACCTGAAGGTAGAGGACAAAGAGGGTATTCAAGATTATGAAAATGGCAGTAAAGACAATGGAAGTCACAAAATTCTACTATCTTCCAGCAACCATGTGGCCAAGGGTATTAATGAACTGGATCTTTCTGAGTGTGCTCAATGTTCTCCAAGTTATCGTCTCCTTCCAGATGAT TATCTTATTCAGATCCCAAGCTACAGAAATACACTAGGTGAAAAGGTACTTAACGACCACTGGGTATCTGTCACATCGGGGAGTGAGGACTACTCATTCAAACACATGCGTAAAAACCAGTATGAAGAAAGCTTGTTTCGATGCGAGGATGACAG GTTTGAGTTAGACATGTTATTAGAGTCTGTGAATGCAGCCATTAACCGTGTGGAAGCTCTTTTGGAGAAGATCAACAACAACACAATCTCTATAGAGACGCCAATTTGTATCAAAGAACACTTATCAG AGCTTAACCTAAGATGCATTGAGCGGTTGTACGGAGATTATGGGCTTGACGTCATGGATTTTCTGAAGAAGAATTCTCATATAGCCTTACCGGTGATACTAACTCGATTGAAGCAGAAACAAGAAGAATGGGCTAGGTGTCGCTCTGATTTCAGGAAAGTATGGGCTGAAGTATATGCTAAGAACCATCACAAGTCACTAGATCATCGAAGCTTCTATTTCAAGCAGCAGGACTCCAAGAATCTGAGCACAAAAG GTTTAGTGGCGGAAATAAAAGATATCAGTGACAGAAAGCATATAGAAGATCCGCTTCATGCCATTGCTGTGGGAACTAAGCCCTCTTTCACCCCTGATGTGGAGTTCAGTTACACTGATACACAAGTTCATGCTGACCTTTATCAACTAATCAAGTATTATTGTGAAGAGATATGTGCTACGGAACAGTCGGATAAAGTAATGAAGCTGTGGGTAACCTTTTTGGAGCCCATGTTTGGCGTTCCTTCTAGGTCTCAAACTGATGAGACAGTGATAGATGTTGCAAAGTCCAAAGACAACCAAGAGCAGCGTGAGGCAGTGAAAGACAACACCCGTGGCGGCTCTCCTGTCTCAAACCTTAAACCACTAACACCTCCAAAAACACCCAATAAAGAAAATCCAACAATAGGAAGCTCCTTTGCTGGTGCAGCTATGAATACTGAG GATAGCCAGCCTAAGCTGGTGTCACCAAAGGATTTGGTAATAGAGGATTTAGAGAATCGTAGTAAGGTTAGTGTTGTATCAATGGGAGAGCCCCATAAGGTTGAGCGAGAAGAGGGTGAATTATCTCCCACCGAAAGTTTTGAGCATGACAACTCGGAGGTTTGTAGAGACAATGGCGTCGAGTCTGTGCAGAAACTGCCAGACAATGTAAGAAGTAATACATCCCCTGAAGATGATGGAAGTAAACCTACTCAAAAGTTATTAGAAGCGAATGAAAACGCCTCTAAAGTTCCGGCTTCAGGAAGCAAGTTTGGTGGCCAAGTTTCTTTAGATGAAGAGCATAAAAGAGCTATGAATTGTGACCAGCTTGATGAATCCTTCTCCACATTTTCAGAACGGTCTCTGCAACCTGTAAAGCCCCTTGCAAAGCATGTTCCTGTGGCACTACATGACTCCCCCAATGATTCTCGAGTTTTCTATGGGAATGATTCATTTTATGTTCTTTTTAGGCTTCATCAA atGTTGTACGAGAGAATACTATCTGCAAAGATACATTCAGAGAGGAAATGGAAAGCTCCAGATCGAGATAACACATCTCCTGATTCTTATACCAG GTTCATGGATGCCCTCTATAATTTACTTGACGGCTCGAGTGATAACACAAAGTTTGAAGATGAATGCCGAGCTATTATTGGAGCACAATCATATATTCTCTTCACATTAGACAAGCTAGTTCAGAAGTTTGTCAAGCAT ATTCATGCGGTTGCAGCTGACGAGACAGACACCAGGCTACTGCAACTACAAACATATGAGAGCTACAGAAAACCAGGAAGATTCTTTGAGATAGTGTACCATGAGAACGCCAGAGCCCTTCTCCATGATCAGAACATATACAGGATTGAATAT TCATCTGCACAGACCCGTCTGTCGATTCAACTTATGAACAGCGGGAATGACCAGCCTGAAGTTACAGCAGTAGCAGTGGAACCAGGTTTTGCTAATTATTTGCAGAATGAGTTTCTTTCGCTTCTACCTGATGAAGAAAAGCCTGGTCTGTTTCTTAAGAG GAATAAGGCGAAAATGAGCGGTCTAGATGAATCTTCAGGGATGTCGCGTGCAATGGAAGGATTGAAGATTATCAATGAGGTTGAATGTAAGATGGCTTGCAGTTCCTCCAAG GTCAAGTATGAACCAAATACATCAGATCTTTTGTATAGAAGCAAGCAGAAGAAACCAAAACTGAGTCCAAATGGGCTTGACAATGATAAAACTACTCCTAGTAGCAGTGAAATCTctagaaagaagagaaaatcaCGTTTTCACACAAGTCTTAACCGTAGACTTGTTTCCTTGCGTTAA
- the LOC103838575 gene encoding kunitz trypsin inhibitor 4-like: MNSHFLHTVTFKSNQLHKPKTMNPMFYFLTLTAVLAATANAGGPVLDSKGHHIFSGSYYVIPRIFGAAGGGLTLVPRGDKQCPLYVGHETLEVKMGIPVKFSSWMSRVGFVPESENLNIMMDAKATTCSQSNYWWVAPSDKDRKTWFIAAGPKPKTKEDRSMTSFQIKKTGDSLKGYKIVYCPKGKDCINVGIVKDKNGVRRLVLSSKPFPVVFVKAT; this comes from the coding sequence ATGAACTCACATTTTCTTCATACAGTAACATTCAAATCAAACCAACTACATAAACCCAAAACCATGAATCCTATGTTTTACTTCCTTACCTTAACTGCTGTTCTGGCCGCGACTGCTAACGCTGGCGGACCAGTTCTCGATTCCAAAGGTCATCACATATTCAGCGGTAGTTACTACGTTATACCTCGCATCTTCGGCGCTGCAGGTGGCGGCCTGACTCTAGTCCCCCGTGGTGACAAACAATGTCCTCTCTATGTCGGTCATGAAACTTTAGAGGTTAAGATGGGCATTCCCGTAAAATTCTCAAGCTGGATGTCAAGAGTTGGGTTCGTTCCCGAATCAGAGAACCTCAACATCATGATGGATGCTAAAGCTACGACCTGTTCCCAGTCAAACTACTGGTGGGTCGCCCCTTCCGACAAGGACCGTAAGACGTGGTTCATAGCGGCTGGTCCTAAGCCAAAAACTAAAGAAGATCGGTCCATGACTTCCTTCCAGATCAAGAAAACTGGAGATTCTCTTAAAGGCTACAAGATTGTGTATTGTCCTAAGGGTAAAGATTGCATCAATGTCGGGATCGTTAAGGACAAAAATGGCGTTAGGCGTTTGGTTTTAAGCTCCAAACCATTCCCTGTTGTGTTCGTGAAAGCTACTTGA
- the LOC103838577 gene encoding serine/threonine-protein phosphatase PP2A-1 catalytic subunit, with product MASNGDLDRQIEQLMECKPLAEGDVKILCDQAKAILVEEWNVQPVKCPVTVCGDIHGQFYDLIELFRIGGNPPDTNYLFMGDYVDRGYYSVETVSLLVALKVRYRDRLTILRGNHESRQITQVYGFYDECLRKYGNANVWKHFTDLFDYLPLTALIESQVFCLHGGLSPSLDTLDNIRSLDRIQEVPHEGPMCDLLWSDPDDRCGWGISPRGAGYTFGQDIATQFNHNNGLSLISRAHQLVMEGFNWCQEKNVVTVFSAPNYCYRCGNMAAILEIGEKMEQNFLQFDPAPRQVEPDTTRKTPDYFL from the exons ATGGCGTCAAACGGGGATCTGGACCGTCAGATCGAGCAGCTGATGGAGTGTAAGCCGTTGGCTGAAGGGGACGTGAAGATCCTATGCGATCAAGCCAAGGCCATTCTCGTTGAGGAATGGAATGTTCAACCGGTTAAGTGTCCGGTTACCGTATGCGGCGATATACACGGCCAGTTCTATGACCTAATCGAGCTCTTCCGTATCGGTGGTAACCCGCCTGATACTAATTACCTCTTCATGGGTGATTACGTAG ATCGTGGCTACTACTCAGTTGAAACAGTCTCCCTATTGGTGGCACTGAAGGTGCGTTACAGAGACAGACTCACGATCCTGCGCGGTAATCATGAGAGTCGTCAAATTACACAAGT ATATGGTTTTTATGACGAGTGCTTGAGGAAATACGGCAATGCAAACGTGTGGAAGCATTTTACGGACCTCTTTGATTACCTACCTCTTACAGCACTTATTGAGAGTCAG GTTTTCTGTTTACATGGAGGGCTTTCACCTTCTCTGGATACCCTTGACAATATCCGAAGCTTGGATCGCATACAGGAG GTTCCACACGAAGGACCAATGTGCGATTTACTCTGGTCTGATCCAGACGACCGTTGTGGTTGGGGAATATCTCCCCGTGGTGCTGGTTACACATTTGGACAGGACATTGCGACTCAATTTAATCATAATAATGGACTGAGTTTGATATCAAGAGCGCATCAACTTGTAATGGAAGGCTTTAATTGGTGTCAG GAGAAGAACGTGGTTACAGTGTTTAGTGCACCAAACTACTGTTACAGATGTGGAAACATGGCAGCAATACTtgagattggagagaagatggAGCAGAACTTCCTTCAGTTCGATCCAGCACCGAGACAGGTCGAACCTGATACCACTCGCAAGACTCCTGattattttttgtga